A genome region from bacterium includes the following:
- the infC gene encoding translation initiation factor IF-3, which yields MKGLRINRQIRAREVRVIDTDGQQIGIIPLYKALDLSREKDLDLVEIVPDSTMPVCKIMDYGKYRYEQRKKEREKKKKQKIILVKEIKLRPHIERHDYEVKLRHISKFLQDGNKVKIMMGFRGREMEHSEFGRKILDRLVEDLKEIGMVEMMPKLEGRQMIMILSPDKKHKPEK from the coding sequence ATTAAGGGACTTAGAATAAATAGGCAAATTCGAGCAAGAGAAGTTCGAGTGATAGATACAGATGGACAACAGATAGGGATTATCCCTTTATATAAAGCATTAGACTTATCCAGGGAGAAAGATTTAGATTTAGTCGAGATAGTTCCTGATTCAACTATGCCTGTCTGTAAAATTATGGATTATGGTAAATATCGATACGAACAAAGAAAAAAAGAACGGGAGAAAAAGAAAAAGCAAAAGATTATTTTAGTAAAAGAGATAAAACTTCGACCTCACATTGAAAGGCATGATTATGAAGTCAAACTTAGACATATTTCCAAATTCCTACAGGACGGAAATAAGGTTAAAATAATGATGGGATTTCGAGGACGAGAAATGGAACATTCAGAATTTGGGAGAAAAATACTCGATAGACTTGTAGAGGATTTGAAAGAAATAGGAATGGTCGAGATGATGCCAAAATTAGAAGGCAGACAGATGATAATGATTTTATCTCCAGATAAAAAACATAAGCCAGAGAAATAG